The Desmonostoc muscorum LEGE 12446 genome includes a region encoding these proteins:
- a CDS encoding cytochrome c biogenesis protein CcdA, whose translation MLETLETRLYELEQFANALVSNQLTHISVLSIGIIFAAGLLTSLTPCMLSMLPITIGYIGGYEAKSRLQAAAQSTWFALGLATTLAGLGIIAGLVGKVYGQVGIGLPIVVSIIAILMGLNLLEALPLQFPSLNETNWISQDLPIGLRSYLLGLTFGLVASPCSTPVLASLLGWIANTQDLILGAALLLSYTAGYVAPLILAGTFTASIKKLLELRRWSGWINPVSGALLVGFGVFSLISRIPLGSF comes from the coding sequence ATGCTTGAGACCTTGGAAACCCGACTTTACGAACTAGAACAATTTGCCAACGCCCTTGTCTCTAATCAACTGACACACATTAGCGTGTTGAGTATTGGTATTATCTTTGCCGCTGGCTTGCTCACCAGCCTTACCCCCTGTATGCTTTCCATGCTGCCAATTACCATTGGTTACATCGGCGGTTATGAAGCAAAAAGCCGCCTCCAAGCCGCTGCACAATCAACTTGGTTTGCTCTTGGATTAGCAACTACTTTGGCAGGGCTAGGTATTATAGCAGGTTTGGTGGGAAAAGTCTACGGTCAAGTGGGAATTGGTTTACCGATTGTTGTTAGTATCATCGCCATTCTCATGGGGTTGAACTTATTGGAAGCACTGCCTCTGCAATTTCCATCATTGAACGAAACCAATTGGATTTCCCAAGATTTACCCATAGGATTGCGTTCCTATTTGCTGGGGCTGACTTTCGGTTTAGTTGCATCTCCTTGTAGCACGCCTGTTTTAGCCAGCTTGCTTGGTTGGATTGCCAACACACAAGATTTAATTTTAGGCGCTGCTTTACTACTTTCCTATACAGCCGGTTATGTAGCACCATTGATTTTAGCGGGTACTTTTACTGCTTCAATTAAAAAGTTGCTAGAATTGCGTCGCTGGTCAGGTTGGATTAACCCAGTTAGCGGTGCGCTATTGGTAGGATTCGGTGTATTTTCCCTAATTTCTCGAATTCCTCTTGGTAGTTTTTAA
- a CDS encoding cytochrome c biogenesis protein, which yields MTLEDSTSKKISWWAVPGQYLRREFLPVLTDLRLAIALLLLIAIFSATGTVIEQGQSPAFYQANYPEHPALFGFLTWKVIQVVGLDHVYRTWWFLALLILFGTSLTACSFTRQLPALKAAQRWKYYEEPRQFQKLALSAEVDTGSLNSLNQILQKHRYKIFADTEKENLLYARKGIVGRIGPIIVHIGIVGILLGGIWGAMTGFIAQEMVAGGDTFQVKNIIDAGPLAAAQVPKDWSVRVNRFWIDYTPTGGINQFYSDLSVLNNQGEEVDHKKIFVNEPLRYHGVTFYQTDWGIAAVRVQFNNSPVFQLPMVKLNTNGQGAIWGTWIPTKPDLSEGVSVLAKDLQGMVLIYDVNGKLVNTVRAGMSAEVNGVKLKILEVIGSTGLQIKADPGIPIVYSGFGLLMLGVVMSYFSHSQIWALQKGDRLYVGGKTNRAKVAFEQEILEILDQLSSQPKSEDKEMAIEV from the coding sequence ATGACTTTAGAAGATTCCACTTCCAAAAAAATTAGTTGGTGGGCTGTACCTGGGCAATATTTACGCCGAGAGTTTTTGCCTGTACTGACAGATTTACGATTGGCGATCGCCCTGCTATTATTGATTGCAATCTTTAGCGCCACCGGTACTGTAATTGAGCAAGGACAGTCACCCGCATTTTACCAAGCTAACTATCCAGAACATCCAGCATTGTTTGGTTTCTTAACTTGGAAAGTCATTCAAGTAGTTGGGTTAGACCATGTATATCGTACTTGGTGGTTTTTAGCATTACTCATTTTATTTGGCACGAGCTTAACAGCTTGTTCCTTTACCCGTCAGTTGCCAGCCTTAAAAGCAGCCCAACGCTGGAAATATTACGAAGAACCACGGCAATTTCAAAAACTAGCTTTAAGCGCAGAAGTAGATACTGGTTCATTGAATTCTCTGAACCAAATATTACAAAAACACCGCTATAAAATTTTTGCCGATACAGAAAAAGAAAATCTTTTATACGCCCGCAAGGGAATAGTCGGACGCATCGGGCCAATTATTGTTCATATTGGCATCGTCGGTATTTTGTTAGGGGGAATTTGGGGGGCAATGACTGGATTTATTGCCCAGGAAATGGTTGCTGGTGGCGATACATTTCAAGTTAAAAATATTATAGATGCTGGCCCTTTAGCAGCAGCCCAAGTGCCAAAAGATTGGTCTGTGCGAGTCAATCGTTTTTGGATTGATTACACTCCAACTGGGGGCATTAATCAATTTTATTCAGATTTATCTGTCTTAAATAACCAAGGCGAGGAAGTTGACCACAAAAAGATTTTTGTCAACGAACCTCTGCGCTATCATGGCGTAACTTTCTACCAAACTGATTGGGGAATTGCAGCTGTTCGTGTCCAATTTAATAACAGCCCAGTTTTTCAGCTACCAATGGTCAAGTTGAACACCAACGGCCAAGGTGCGATTTGGGGAACTTGGATTCCTACTAAACCAGATTTGAGTGAAGGTGTTTCCGTGCTAGCCAAAGACTTGCAAGGAATGGTATTAATTTATGATGTCAATGGCAAATTAGTTAATACTGTACGCGCTGGCATGTCCGCCGAAGTCAATGGCGTCAAGCTGAAAATCTTAGAAGTAATTGGCAGCACGGGCTTACAAATTAAAGCCGATCCTGGTATACCAATTGTTTATTCAGGATTTGGTTTATTAATGTTGGGTGTGGTGATGAGTTACTTTTCCCACTCGCAAATTTGGGCATTACAAAAAGGCGATCGCTTGTATGTCGGTGGTAAAACTAATCGCGCTAAAGTTGCCTTTGAACAAGAAATTTTAGAAATTTTAGATCAACTGAGTTCACAGCCAAAGAGTGAGGACAAGGAAATGGCAATTGAAGTTTAA
- a CDS encoding DUF3592 domain-containing protein: MNGDTKFFLIFGSIFGGVGSIIAVTGIIIGMNTRSFVAAAIPAEGTVIELVQRLSSPDSKGRRSYVYYPVVQYTTRSGESTVFESNSGSSPPQFTKGQHVEILYTPDKPGSAMINSWLTLWFLPLMLTGLGSIFAVVGGVVLLKSFPGLMSSNTISRNT; the protein is encoded by the coding sequence ATGAATGGAGATACAAAATTTTTTCTGATATTTGGTTCAATATTCGGTGGTGTTGGCAGCATAATTGCTGTCACGGGAATAATTATTGGTATGAATACTCGTTCTTTTGTAGCTGCGGCAATTCCAGCAGAAGGGACAGTCATCGAGTTGGTGCAACGTCTTTCATCACCTGATAGCAAGGGTCGTCGGTCTTATGTCTACTATCCAGTGGTGCAATATACTACCCGTTCTGGTGAATCAACGGTTTTTGAATCAAATTCAGGTAGCAGCCCACCACAATTTACTAAAGGTCAGCACGTAGAAATTCTATACACTCCTGACAAGCCAGGTTCTGCAATGATCAACTCTTGGCTAACTTTATGGTTTTTACCTCTGATGTTGACCGGCTTGGGATCAATTTTTGCTGTGGTTGGAGGAGTTGTACTACTCAAATCGTTTCCGGGTTTGATGAGTTCTAATACCATTTCACGAAATACCTGA
- a CDS encoding tetratricopeptide repeat protein, translating into MSLSLCMIVKNEAATLPKCLSSVNKVVDEMVVLDTGSIDRTPYVAQQLGAKVHHFKWCDDFSAARNAALKYVTGDWVLVLDADETLTPGIVPLLRDTIARDEYLLLNLVRQEVGAEQSPYSLVSRLFRNHPDIRFDRPYHALVDDSVSAILAKEPHWQIGYLPGVAILHTGYQKSAIAQNNKYAKATAAMEGFLATHPDDPYVCSKLGALYVETGKIAQGMELLRRGLKQMTESHAAGEENYDILYELHYHLGIAYSRLKNFPQAISHYQTAIKLPIYPMLKLGAYNNLGNLLKAAGDFNGAKTAYAAALKIDPSFIAAYYNLGMTFKALGLLTDAIACYQNAIVLNPNYAEAYQNLGVVLLKAGNHQESLAAFKKAIALHERHNPQEAKRLRQGLQEMELM; encoded by the coding sequence ATGAGTTTGAGTCTGTGCATGATTGTGAAAAACGAAGCAGCAACATTGCCTAAATGCCTGAGCAGTGTGAACAAAGTGGTAGATGAAATGGTAGTGTTGGATACAGGCTCAATCGATCGCACTCCTTATGTTGCCCAACAGTTGGGGGCAAAAGTCCATCATTTTAAATGGTGCGATGATTTCAGTGCTGCCCGCAATGCCGCTTTAAAATATGTAACTGGTGATTGGGTTTTGGTGTTAGATGCTGATGAAACTCTGACACCAGGAATTGTACCGCTATTGCGAGACACCATCGCCAGGGACGAATACCTGTTACTCAACCTTGTCCGCCAGGAAGTCGGTGCAGAACAATCTCCCTATTCTCTGGTTTCGAGATTATTCCGCAATCATCCAGATATTCGCTTTGACCGTCCTTACCATGCCTTAGTGGATGATAGCGTGTCAGCAATTTTAGCAAAAGAACCCCATTGGCAGATAGGTTATTTACCAGGAGTGGCAATTCTGCACACAGGATATCAAAAAAGTGCGATCGCTCAAAATAACAAATATGCCAAAGCCACAGCGGCCATGGAAGGATTCCTCGCTACTCATCCTGATGACCCCTATGTTTGCAGTAAATTAGGGGCGTTGTATGTGGAAACTGGGAAAATTGCCCAAGGAATGGAGTTACTCAGACGAGGATTAAAGCAGATGACTGAAAGTCACGCGGCTGGGGAAGAAAACTACGATATTTTGTACGAACTCCACTATCATTTAGGCATTGCCTACAGCCGCTTAAAAAATTTCCCACAGGCGATTTCTCATTATCAAACTGCGATTAAATTGCCAATTTATCCCATGCTCAAACTAGGAGCATACAACAACCTGGGTAACTTACTCAAAGCAGCAGGAGATTTCAACGGTGCGAAAACTGCTTATGCCGCAGCTTTGAAAATCGATCCGAGTTTTATTGCTGCATATTATAATCTGGGGATGACATTTAAAGCTTTGGGTTTATTGACAGATGCGATCGCTTGTTATCAAAATGCGATCGTTTTAAATCCCAACTATGCCGAAGCTTATCAAAATTTAGGTGTAGTGCTGCTAAAAGCCGGCAATCATCAAGAAAGTTTAGCAGCTTTTAAAAAAGCGATCGCCCTTCATGAAAGACATAATCCCCAAGAAGCCAAGAGACTACGCCAGGGGTTGCAAGAGATGGAGTTGATGTAG
- a CDS encoding serine/threonine-protein kinase produces MQGQTIGGRYQILTQLGQGGFGRTFLAQDMQRPGNPQCVVKHFKPLSTDAYTLGEAKRLFDQEALILETLGKHDQIPQLLAHFQENQQFYLVQEFIPGHDITQEIPPVGERLSESETIKLLKEILEVLAFVHQHNVIHRDLKPANIRRRQLDNKIVLIDFGAVKQITTQMANSQGQTSFTVAIGTYGYMPSEQANRTPQLSSDIYAVGIIGIQALTGINPADFGAQGLPTNPHTGEIDWRNQIQVSQQLAEILDKMVLYDFRQRYPTAILALQALEMLDKIPDTTIQKTLQLARPQKLFLSVGITAVVATISLWLLQLQTPTQNFLTYQDSSYGIKIKYPENWKIQETPNLITKELVTFLSPKQSDTDKVQELLTISVEDFSGTLEESQDLFTKEVKATLSDANIVDSSETTLAKKRANQLIFIGKDGNKSLKNLQVWTLKGNQAYVITYSAAIDDYDRFLPTAEKMIESFEIN; encoded by the coding sequence ATGCAGGGTCAAACCATAGGTGGACGCTACCAAATTCTTACCCAACTGGGACAAGGGGGATTTGGCAGAACTTTTCTAGCTCAAGACATGCAAAGACCAGGGAATCCGCAGTGTGTTGTTAAGCATTTTAAACCACTATCTACCGATGCATACACTTTAGGGGAAGCTAAACGTTTGTTTGACCAGGAAGCATTAATTCTGGAAACATTAGGAAAGCATGACCAAATTCCTCAACTGCTGGCTCATTTTCAAGAAAATCAACAATTTTATTTAGTTCAAGAATTTATTCCTGGTCACGATATTACTCAAGAAATACCTCCTGTAGGTGAGCGATTGAGTGAATCTGAAACTATTAAACTTCTCAAAGAAATTTTGGAGGTTTTAGCATTTGTCCATCAACACAATGTGATTCACCGGGATCTCAAGCCTGCCAATATTCGACGCAGACAATTAGATAACAAAATTGTATTGATTGACTTTGGGGCTGTGAAACAAATTACTACCCAGATGGCTAATTCTCAAGGGCAAACAAGTTTCACAGTTGCCATTGGTACTTATGGTTATATGCCAAGTGAACAAGCTAATCGCACTCCACAATTAAGCAGCGATATCTATGCAGTGGGAATTATTGGTATCCAAGCTTTGACAGGAATTAATCCTGCTGATTTTGGCGCTCAAGGACTACCAACAAACCCTCATACAGGAGAAATTGATTGGCGCAATCAAATACAAGTGAGCCAGCAGCTAGCAGAAATTTTAGACAAAATGGTGCTATATGACTTTCGCCAGCGTTATCCCACAGCAATATTGGCATTGCAAGCTTTAGAAATGCTGGATAAAATACCAGATACTACAATTCAGAAAACCTTGCAACTTGCACGACCTCAAAAACTTTTCCTCAGTGTAGGAATAACCGCAGTAGTTGCTACTATAAGTCTCTGGTTATTGCAATTACAAACTCCTACACAGAATTTTTTGACATATCAAGATTCTAGTTATGGGATAAAAATAAAATATCCAGAAAATTGGAAAATTCAAGAAACACCAAACTTAATAACTAAAGAATTAGTGACATTTTTATCCCCTAAGCAAAGCGATACAGATAAAGTTCAAGAGCTTTTAACTATCTCTGTTGAAGATTTTTCTGGTACTTTAGAGGAATCGCAAGATTTATTTACTAAGGAAGTCAAAGCTACTTTATCTGATGCCAATATTGTAGATTCAAGTGAGACGACTCTAGCAAAAAAACGAGCTAATCAATTAATTTTCATTGGCAAAGATGGAAACAAGAGTTTAAAAAATTTACAAGTTTGGACTTTAAAGGGTAATCAAGCATATGTAATTACTTATTCAGCAGCAATAGATGATTACGATCGCTTCTTGCCCACCGCAGAAAAAATGATTGAATCCTTTGAAATTAATTGA
- a CDS encoding Uma2 family endonuclease, which yields MVAISQQPQKMTIEEYLAWEPQQELRHEYVNGEVFAMTGGTIPHNDITLNFYRALYPHLRARGCRVNVSDVKVQVTPQSPYYYPDVIVSCDPQDLNARKFIQNPKIIAEVLSPGTSGKDRGEKFTNYLKISSLQEYLLIDSQTISVERYCRGEGRMWLYYPYTEGDIITLSSIEFELAIALLYEGVVFEAEE from the coding sequence ATGGTAGCCATCTCCCAACAACCGCAAAAAATGACTATTGAGGAATATCTTGCATGGGAACCCCAGCAAGAACTTCGTCACGAATATGTCAACGGCGAAGTCTTTGCGATGACAGGTGGTACAATTCCCCACAATGACATTACACTTAATTTTTACAGAGCCTTATACCCACATTTACGTGCTAGAGGTTGCCGAGTAAATGTGTCGGACGTGAAAGTCCAAGTTACTCCTCAAAGTCCTTATTATTATCCTGATGTTATTGTCAGTTGCGACCCTCAAGACCTGAATGCCCGCAAATTTATTCAAAACCCGAAAATCATTGCCGAAGTTCTCTCTCCCGGTACAAGCGGGAAAGATAGGGGCGAAAAATTCACCAATTACCTGAAAATTTCCTCTTTACAAGAATATTTATTGATAGATTCCCAAACAATCTCCGTCGAACGCTACTGTCGGGGAGAGGGCAGAATGTGGCTTTATTATCCCTACACTGAGGGAGATATTATTACCCTATCCAGTATCGAATTTGAGTTGGCGATCGCACTACTGTATGAAGGTGTTGTTTTTGAAGCAGAAGAATAG
- a CDS encoding ROK family protein translates to MTNEVIGIDVGGTAIKLGRFTPDGTCLQSLTLTAPQPTTPEAVLAVLVDAIAQIDPDNQSVAIGVGTPGPADAAARIAKIAINLPGWIDVPLADWLETKTGKPTVIGNDANCALLGEAWLGAGRNFQNLILLTLGTGVGGAIILNGKLFVGHQGAAGELGLISFNPDGPMCNSGNQGSLEQYASATAIRRRTLKEPIELGTLAQQGDAAALTFWQEYGVCLGIGLTTLVYVLTPEAIVIGGGISGSCEFFLPAVKAEIEKRVQPLSREGLQILPAQLGKFAGMVGAAKLAWQKYSEF, encoded by the coding sequence ATGACAAATGAAGTAATTGGCATTGATGTCGGGGGAACAGCAATTAAGCTGGGGCGTTTTACACCTGATGGTACTTGCCTGCAATCTTTGACTTTGACAGCTCCGCAACCAACAACCCCGGAGGCGGTGCTGGCGGTATTGGTAGATGCGATCGCTCAAATTGACCCAGATAATCAAAGTGTTGCCATTGGTGTCGGGACTCCTGGCCCGGCCGATGCGGCAGCACGCATTGCAAAAATTGCCATTAACTTACCTGGATGGATCGATGTGCCTTTAGCAGACTGGTTGGAAACTAAAACTGGTAAACCAACCGTAATTGGTAATGATGCTAACTGCGCTCTTCTGGGAGAAGCTTGGTTAGGAGCCGGTCGCAACTTTCAAAATTTGATTCTCCTAACTTTGGGAACTGGAGTTGGTGGCGCAATTATCCTCAATGGCAAATTGTTTGTTGGACATCAAGGAGCTGCTGGAGAACTCGGTTTAATTTCATTCAACCCTGACGGGCCAATGTGCAATAGCGGCAATCAAGGCTCTTTGGAACAATATGCCTCTGCTACTGCCATTCGTCGCCGTACTCTCAAGGAACCCATCGAATTGGGTACTCTTGCCCAACAAGGAGATGCCGCAGCCTTGACTTTTTGGCAAGAATATGGTGTGTGTTTGGGTATTGGTTTGACAACTTTAGTTTATGTGCTGACACCAGAAGCGATCGTCATAGGTGGCGGTATCAGTGGTAGCTGTGAGTTTTTCTTACCAGCAGTGAAGGCAGAAATTGAGAAGCGAGTGCAGCCTTTATCACGAGAGGGTTTACAAATTTTGCCAGCGCAGTTAGGAAAATTTGCTGGGATGGTGGGTGCAGCAAAGTTGGCATGGCAAAAGTATTCAGAATTTTAG
- a CDS encoding ABC transporter permease has product MAITKRQLPTFFQFAKNPNLSQKLMLIGLAITLFFIFLAFFAPVFQAWGWLQNPKDFLSNPIHQPPSAKYWFGTSRLGYDVFSRTLFGAQAALQVVILATALSMIIGVPLGMLSGYLAGKLDKVLLFIMDSIYTLPGLLLSVTLAFVVGRGILNAAIAISIAYIPQYYRVVRNHTVSVKTEVFIEAAQAMGASTWVVLSRYLFFNVIQSVPVLFTLNAADAILVLGGLGFLGLGLPEEVPEWGYDLKQALEALPTGIWWTTLFPGLTMTFMVVGLSLLGEGLNEFVNPRLRRENRIRK; this is encoded by the coding sequence ATGGCCATCACAAAACGGCAGTTGCCAACATTTTTCCAGTTCGCTAAAAATCCCAATCTTTCTCAGAAACTCATGCTCATCGGGTTAGCCATTACCCTATTTTTCATCTTTCTGGCATTCTTCGCTCCCGTATTCCAGGCTTGGGGATGGCTACAAAACCCCAAAGATTTTCTCTCGAATCCAATTCACCAGCCACCATCGGCTAAATATTGGTTTGGTACTAGTCGCCTGGGTTATGATGTCTTCTCTCGCACACTGTTCGGCGCTCAAGCGGCTTTGCAAGTAGTAATTTTGGCAACGGCGTTGAGTATGATTATCGGTGTGCCTTTGGGGATGCTGAGTGGTTATCTCGCCGGGAAACTGGATAAAGTGTTGCTGTTTATTATGGATAGCATCTACACTTTACCAGGGCTGCTGTTGTCTGTGACACTGGCCTTTGTGGTGGGGCGTGGGATATTGAATGCAGCGATCGCCATTAGCATTGCTTACATCCCTCAATATTACCGTGTTGTCCGCAACCACACCGTTAGCGTCAAAACTGAAGTGTTCATCGAAGCTGCTCAAGCAATGGGGGCTTCCACTTGGGTTGTGCTTTCTCGATATCTATTTTTCAATGTCATTCAAAGTGTACCCGTCCTATTCACCCTCAACGCCGCTGATGCAATTTTAGTATTGGGCGGTTTGGGCTTTTTGGGGCTAGGACTTCCAGAAGAAGTGCCAGAATGGGGATACGATTTAAAACAAGCACTGGAAGCTCTACCTACCGGCATTTGGTGGACTACTCTTTTCCCTGGTTTAACGATGACATTCATGGTGGTAGGGTTATCACTACTTGGTGAAGGGTTAAACGAATTTGTCAATCCTCGTTTACGAAGAGAAAATAGAATCCGAAAGTAG
- a CDS encoding four helix bundle protein — MQDRGFESLDFYQDSLKLLKAAYRLADSLPSCERYNLSDQLRRAACSVLLNIAEGYGRYHYLDRLRFMYIARGSLTETKSAFIIAESLGYCNTEQLNWVSQLKDRIEKGLNGYCRFIRSQQQGKEEYGTRLGDW, encoded by the coding sequence ATGCAAGATAGAGGTTTTGAGTCTTTAGACTTCTATCAAGATAGCCTCAAGCTGCTAAAAGCGGCTTATCGATTGGCAGATAGTTTGCCGAGTTGTGAGCGTTACAATTTGAGCGATCAATTACGAAGAGCAGCTTGCAGTGTTTTACTGAACATAGCTGAGGGCTATGGACGCTATCACTATTTAGATAGATTGCGTTTTATGTACATTGCTCGCGGCTCATTGACTGAAACCAAAAGCGCTTTCATTATTGCTGAGAGCTTGGGCTACTGCAACACAGAACAATTAAACTGGGTCAGTCAGCTTAAAGACCGGATTGAAAAAGGTCTTAACGGTTACTGTCGTTTCATTCGTTCCCAACAACAGGGTAAAGAAGAGTACGGCACTCGACTGGGGGATTGGTGA
- the trxB gene encoding thioredoxin-disulfide reductase, whose translation MSNPTVENLVIIGSGPAGYTAAIYAGRANLKPVVFEGFQAGGLPGGQLMTTTEVENFPGFPQGITGPELMDKMKAQAERWGAELYTEDVISVDFSQRPFTVRSQEREIKTNSIVIATGATAKRLGLPSEQQFWSRGISACAICDGATPIFHGAELAVIGAGDSAAEESIYLTKYGSKVNMLVRTDKMRASKAMQDRVLSNPKIQVHWNTEAVDIFGNGHMEGVKVRNTKTGEESQLHAKGLFYAIGHTPNTSLFKGQLELDEVGYIVTKHGSVETSVEGVFAAGDVQDHEFRQAITAAGTGCMAAMLAERWLSSSGLIQEFHQQPETADNELEHQPAKKTEAEEEAGFNLSATRHEGGYALRKLFHESDRLLLVKYVSPGCGPCHTLKPILNKVVDEFDSKIHFVEIDIDKDRDIAENANVTGTPTVQLFKNKELVKEVKGVKQKSEYRQLIESNL comes from the coding sequence ATGAGTAACCCAACTGTAGAAAACTTGGTAATTATCGGTTCTGGGCCAGCAGGGTACACAGCCGCCATCTACGCTGGACGTGCTAACCTGAAACCCGTTGTATTTGAAGGTTTCCAAGCCGGGGGATTGCCTGGTGGGCAATTAATGACAACGACGGAAGTCGAGAACTTTCCTGGGTTTCCCCAAGGGATTACCGGGCCGGAACTGATGGATAAGATGAAGGCGCAGGCGGAGCGCTGGGGGGCTGAGCTATATACTGAAGATGTGATATCAGTTGATTTCAGTCAGCGTCCATTTACAGTGCGATCGCAAGAAAGGGAAATCAAAACCAACAGCATCGTGATTGCTACTGGTGCGACAGCAAAACGTTTGGGTTTACCCAGCGAACAGCAATTCTGGAGTCGGGGTATTTCAGCTTGTGCAATTTGTGATGGTGCAACACCGATTTTTCACGGTGCAGAACTAGCTGTGATTGGTGCTGGGGACTCTGCGGCGGAAGAGTCTATTTACCTCACCAAGTATGGTTCTAAGGTAAATATGTTGGTACGCACCGATAAAATGCGGGCTTCTAAAGCCATGCAAGACCGAGTTTTGAGTAATCCCAAAATCCAGGTGCATTGGAACACAGAAGCTGTGGATATCTTCGGTAACGGACACATGGAAGGGGTAAAAGTCCGCAACACCAAAACTGGTGAAGAAAGTCAACTGCACGCGAAGGGTTTATTCTACGCCATTGGTCACACTCCCAATACTTCCTTATTTAAGGGGCAATTGGAACTGGATGAGGTAGGTTACATTGTCACCAAGCACGGTTCTGTGGAAACCAGTGTCGAGGGCGTTTTTGCGGCTGGCGACGTACAAGATCATGAATTTCGGCAAGCAATTACCGCTGCGGGTACTGGCTGTATGGCGGCGATGTTGGCAGAACGTTGGTTATCTTCCAGTGGCTTGATTCAAGAATTCCATCAACAGCCAGAGACAGCAGATAACGAATTAGAACATCAACCAGCCAAAAAGACCGAAGCTGAGGAAGAAGCTGGATTTAATTTGAGTGCAACCCGTCATGAGGGAGGTTATGCTTTACGGAAATTATTCCACGAAAGCGATCGCTTACTCCTAGTTAAATACGTCTCTCCTGGCTGCGGCCCTTGTCATACCTTGAAGCCAATTTTAAATAAAGTGGTGGATGAATTTGACAGCAAAATCCACTTTGTGGAAATTGACATAGACAAAGACCGAGATATTGCTGAAAATGCTAACGTTACAGGAACGCCAACGGTTCAATTGTTCAAAAACAAGGAATTAGTGAAGGAAGTCAAAGGCGTCAAGCAAAAGAGCGAATATCGGCAGTTGATTGAAAGTAATCTTTAG
- a CDS encoding Uma2 family endonuclease produces the protein MSFTVADLEQLQTEHPEWQMELVEGKIIVMGPSDYESEEIGTRLSTFLNIWVMSRKLGRVTGSSAGFILPRAEGAQEDDSEKRNLRSPDVSFVRGDRLKKTKRDFVELLPDLMVEIKSKSDRIKPLEEKIQLFLQLGSVVGILIDPDKLTVTVYRLNQAPVVLHNGDTLTLPDLLPGWELAVSELWPPEFE, from the coding sequence ATGTCTTTCACCGTTGCAGATTTAGAGCAGCTACAAACCGAACATCCAGAATGGCAGATGGAGTTGGTAGAGGGGAAAATCATAGTTATGGGGCCATCAGATTACGAGTCAGAGGAAATTGGCACTCGCTTGAGTACCTTCTTAAATATTTGGGTTATGTCGCGCAAACTAGGGCGAGTAACTGGTTCTAGCGCAGGCTTTATACTACCGAGAGCAGAAGGCGCACAAGAGGACGATTCGGAAAAAAGAAACCTGCGATCGCCTGATGTGTCTTTTGTGAGGGGCGATCGCTTGAAGAAGACGAAGCGCGACTTTGTAGAGTTACTTCCAGACTTGATGGTTGAGATTAAATCTAAAAGCGACAGAATTAAGCCACTTGAAGAGAAGATTCAGCTATTTTTGCAACTTGGGTCTGTGGTCGGCATACTGATTGACCCTGACAAATTGACAGTAACGGTCTATCGACTAAATCAAGCTCCAGTAGTGTTGCACAATGGAGACACACTTACACTACCAGACTTGCTACCAGGTTGGGAACTGGCGGTATCAGAATTGTGGCCACCTGAGTTTGAATAA